The window GGCGCAGGCCCACTACCCCCCGCCCGCCCGCGCCGTCACCCTCGCCGCCACCTCGCTCAATTTCGACCTCTCGGTCTTCGAGCTGTTCCTGCCGCTCAGCACCGGCGCCACCGTCGTGCTCACCGCCAGCCTGCTCGACCCGCCCGCCCGCACCGCCCCCGCGCTCACGCTCGTCAACACCGTGCCCTCGGCCCTGGCCGAGGCGCTCCGGCTCGACCTGCTGCCCGCCTCGGTGCGCACCGTCAACCTGGCCGGCGAACCCCTGCCCGCCGCCCTGGTCGCCCAGCTCTACGCCCGTGGCCACGTCCAGCAGGTCTACAACCTGTACGGCCCATCCGAAGATACCACCTACTCGACCGTGGCGCCGCTGCCGCGCACCGGCACCCGGCCACCGCCGATCGGCCGGCCGCTGCCCGCCACCCAGGCGTATGTGCGCGATGCCCAGGGCGAGCTAGTGCCGCAGGGCGTGGCCGGCGAGCTGTACCTGGGCGGGGCCGGCCTGGCGCGCGGCTACCTCGACCAGCCGGACCTCACCGCCGAGCGGTTTGTGCCCGACCCGTTCGGTGCGGCGCCGGGCGCGCGGCTGTACCGCACCGGCGACCGGGTGCGCTGGGGCGCGGATGGGCAGCTGGAGTACCTGGGCCGGCTGGATCAGCAGGTCAAGCTGCGCGGCTACCGCATCGAGCTGGGCGAGGTTGAGGCGGTGCTGCGGCAGCAGGCGGGGGTGGCGGCGGCGGCGGCGGCGGTGTGGACGGCGGCGCCGGGCGACCAGCGGCTGGTGGCGTATGTGGTGGCGGCGGCCGATGCGCCGGCCGGGCTGGTGGCGCAGCTGCGGGCGGCGCTGGCGGGGCAGCTGCCGGGGTACATGCAGCCGGCGGCGTGGGTGATGCTGGCGGGGCTGCCGACCACGCCGAACGGCAAGCTCGACCGCCTGGCCCTGCCCGCGCCGACCCTGGCCCGGCCGGACGATACCCCGCTCGCAGCGCCGGCCGACGCCGACGAAGCCACGATCGCCGCGATCTGGGCGGGCGTGCTGGGGCAGGCGGCGGTCGGCCGCGACGACAACTTCTTCGGGCTGGGCGGCCACTCGCTGCTGGCAACCCAGGCGGTGGCTCAGATCCGCGCGGCCTTTGGCATCGACCTGCCGCTGCGCGAGATCTTCGAGCAGCCGACCGTCGCCGGGCTGGCGGCGCGCGTGCGGGCCGCGCGCACACGCGTGCCGCCCGTGGCAGTGGCCCTAAGCCCGCAGCCGCGCGACGCCGCGCTGCCGCTCTCGTTTGCGCAGCAGCGGCTCTGGCTGCTGGCCCAGCTCGACCCGGCCAGCACGGCGTATCATGTGCCGCTGATCATTCACCTGCACGGCGCGCTGGATGTAGCCGCGCTGCAGCAGAGCCTGGACGCCCTGATCGCGCGCCACGAAGCCCTGCGCACCACCTTCCTGCTGCTCGACGGCCAGCCCGCCCAGCAGATTCAGCCGCCCGCGCCGCTCGCGCTCCCCATCCACGACGCCCCCGCCGCCGCGCGCGATGCCCAACTCGCCGCGCTGGCCGCCCGGCCCTTCGACCTGGCCCGCGGCCCGCTGCTGCGCGCCACCCTGCTGCGCCACACCCCGGCCCACGCCACCCTGCTGCTGGTGCTGCACCACATCGCCGTCGATGGCTGGTCGCTCGGCGTGCTGGTGCGCGAGCTGGCCCGCCACTACCAGGCTGCCCACGCCGGCCAGCCCTGCGACCGCCGGCCCGCGCCCATCCAGTATGCCGACTACGCCCACTGGCAGCGTGCCCAGCTCCAGGGCGCCCCGCTCGCGCGCCTGCTGGCCTACTGGCGCGCCCAGCTCCAGGGTCTGCCCACCCTGGCCCTGCCCACCGACCATGCCCGCCCGGCCGTGCCGACATTCCGATCGGCCGAGCTGGCGCTGGCGCTGGCCCCAGAGCTGGTGGCCCGGCTCACACAGCTGGCGCACGCCGCCGGCGCGACCCTGTTTATGGTGCTGCTGGCCGCGCTCGACCTGCTGCTATTCTGGTACACCGGCCAGGACGACCTGGTGGTCGGCGCCGACATCGCCAACCGCACCCAGGCCGAAACCGAAGCGCTGATCGGCTTTTTCGTGAACATGCTCGCGCTGCGCTGCGACCTGTCGGGCGACCCCAGCTTCGCCACGCTGCTGGCGCGCGTGCGCACAGTGTGCCTGGACGCCTACGCGCACCAGGATCTGCCGATCGACCTGCTGATCAACGAGCTACAGCCCACGCGCAGCCTGCAGCGCGCGCCGCTGTTCCAGGTGGTGCTGGTGCTGCAAAACACCCCGCTGCCGCCGCTCGTGCTCGATGGCGTGCAGGCCGAGCCGCAGGCGGTCGATCCTGGCATCGCCAAGTTCGATCTGGTGTTCGAGCTACGCGAAGGCCCGGCCGGCACGACCGGGCTGATCACCTACGACACCGACCTGTTCGAGGCCGCCACGATTGCGCGCATGGCCGGCCAGTTCGTCGCGCTGCTCGACAGTGCGGCGCAGCAGCCCGGCGCGCGGCTGAGCGTGCTGACCGCCCAGCTGGACGAAGCCGAGCGGCGCGCGCAGCTGAGCCAGGCCCAGGCGCTGCGCACAGCCCAGCAGGGCCGGCTCAAGGCAGCCCGGCGCAAGGCGCTAACCGGCCCTCATAACGAAAGGGAAACCCACGATGACGAGCTCCGATGACGCAGCCGGCGGCGCCCGGCGCCTGCCGATCGCCCGGCGCAAGGCCGTGAATGTAGCCGCGAGCGAGCTGGTGGCTACCGCGCCACTCGATCGCGCGCGCACGCTGCCGCTCGTGGCCACGCCCACAGTCGATGGCGTGAACCTGCTGGAGTGGGCCGCCGGCAACCGCAGCCAGCTCGAAGGCTGGGTGCTCGAGCACGGCGGGGTGCTGCTGCGCGGCTTCGGCCTGCGCACCGTCGAGGAATTCGAGCAGGCCATCCGCGCGACCGCCGACGCCTGGGCCGAGTATCGCGAGCCGGCTACGCCGCGCAGCCAGGTCAGCGGCAATATCTACACCTCGACCGACTACCCGCCCGCCCAGCGCATCTTCTTGCATAACGAAAACTCGCACACCGAGAGCTGGCCCATGAAGCTGTACTTCTTCTGCGTGACTGCAGCGCAGCAGGGCGGCGAGACGCCGATCGCCGACTGCCGGGCGATCTACC of the Candidatus Kouleothrix ribensis genome contains:
- a CDS encoding AMP-binding protein, translated to MLTASLLDPPARTAPALTLVNTVPSALAEALRLDLLPASVRTVNLAGEPLPAALVAQLYARGHVQQVYNLYGPSEDTTYSTVAPLPRTGTRPPPIGRPLPATQAYVRDAQGELVPQGVAGELYLGGAGLARGYLDQPDLTAERFVPDPFGAAPGARLYRTGDRVRWGADGQLEYLGRLDQQVKLRGYRIELGEVEAVLRQQAGVAAAAAAVWTAAPGDQRLVAYVVAAADAPAGLVAQLRAALAGQLPGYMQPAAWVMLAGLPTTPNGKLDRLALPAPTLARPDDTPLAAPADADEATIAAIWAGVLGQAAVGRDDNFFGLGGHSLLATQAVAQIRAAFGIDLPLREIFEQPTVAGLAARVRAARTRVPPVAVALSPQPRDAALPLSFAQQRLWLLAQLDPASTAYHVPLIIHLHGALDVAALQQSLDALIARHEALRTTFLLLDGQPAQQIQPPAPLALPIHDAPAAARDAQLAALAARPFDLARGPLLRATLLRHTPAHATLLLVLHHIAVDGWSLGVLVRELARHYQAAHAGQPCDRRPAPIQYADYAHWQRAQLQGAPLARLLAYWRAQLQGLPTLALPTDHARPAVPTFRSAELALALAPELVARLTQLAHAAGATLFMVLLAALDLLLFWYTGQDDLVVGADIANRTQAETEALIGFFVNMLALRCDLSGDPSFATLLARVRTVCLDAYAHQDLPIDLLINELQPTRSLQRAPLFQVVLVLQNTPLPPLVLDGVQAEPQAVDPGIAKFDLVFELREGPAGTTGLITYDTDLFEAATIARMAGQFVALLDSAAQQPGARLSVLTAQLDEAERRAQLSQAQALRTAQQGRLKAARRKALTGPHNERETHDDELR